The genomic DNA TGCTTGCGGGCGGTCAGTGGCTGCCGGCGGATCAGCGAGCAGTCGAACGCGGGGTGCTCCGCGAGGTGCCGGAGGACCATGTGGCGCCGGCCACCGCTGAGTCCGTCCGTCCCGACGTCGGCGGCCGTGAACTCCGCCGGGAGGCGCTCGAACAGCGCGCGCAGTTCCACGCGCGAGTCGAACACCTTCCGGTGGCCCGCCGACTCGGCGCCCCGGCGCCTGACGACGTACGTGCCGTCGGGACGGCGCTCGCCCGCCGTGTGGACGAAGGTCCGCTCCTCCTGCAGTGCGTCGCCGAGCGACTCGCGCACCCGCGCGGCCGCTCCGTCGGAGAGGACGTGGTCGTCGCCGTCGATGCCCAGGACGACCGACCCGTCCTCGCTCCGGACCGTCAGCTCACAGCCGCAGAATTTCTCGACCCGCCGCCTCGCGGCGACGGCACTCCTCGCCGGCCGACCGGTGTGCGTCGAACGACATCGGTTCCCAGTAGGGTCACGTCGGTCATCAATCCGGCGGTCGGACAGGTCCACCTGTCCGCGGTGCCGTGTGACCGCGGCATGGTCGGACGGTCAGTTTCTTCCGGCGGGCGACCGTATACTGCCCCATGCGCGACGAAGAGGAGATCCGCGAGCAGTACGAGTTCCTGAAGGCCGAGCTGGACGACGAGGACATGAAACACGAGGGCGTCAGGCAGATGTTCACCTACTACAAGCGGGCGCTGGGCTGGGTCCTCGAGGAGGAGTACATCTGAACGTCCGGCACCCCGGCTTCCGCGGTCGGTAGTCTTAAGTGCAAACGCCGATTCGTATCGGGTGACGCTTCGCTTGGAGGGCCGAAGCGTCAGCGGGGACCAATTCAGGGCGGCAACGGCCGACCGGCCTTTTCATCCGGTCGGCCGCTGCTTTCCTTTCGACGACTAACCGACGAGCGACTGGACCGTCCGTCGTCGGCGGGAGACGACAGGTCAGACATCGGAGGCGTACACGTCGGGGCTGCCGGCGGGTGGCAGGGTTCCTCGTAGAGGCGGCGTCGGAACCACTATCCCACGGTTATCGGGCCGGACGCACCCGTCCCGACACAGATTCGGGGAGTGACATGATTACATCGATACACTTATTCGAGGCCGACGACAAGGGCCTGACAGGTACGCCCATGTACGACCTCACCGGGTTC from Haloglomus litoreum includes the following:
- a CDS encoding DUF7528 family protein, whose translation is MDLSDRRIDDRRDPTGNRCRSTHTGRPARSAVAARRRVEKFCGCELTVRSEDGSVVLGIDGDDHVLSDGAAARVRESLGDALQEERTFVHTAGERRPDGTYVVRRRGAESAGHRKVFDSRVELRALFERLPAEFTAADVGTDGLSGGRRHMVLRHLAEHPAFDCSLIRRQPLTARKHPSGGGES